A single genomic interval of Camelina sativa cultivar DH55 chromosome 11, Cs, whole genome shotgun sequence harbors:
- the LOC104721052 gene encoding heat stress transcription factor B-1 — MTAAQRSVPAPFLSKTYQLVDDHNTDDVVSWNEDGTAFVVWKTAEFAKDLLPQYFKHNNFSSFIRQLNTYGFRKTVPDKWEFANDYFRRGGEDLLSDIRRRKSVIAGKCVVAGGGSTPSESNSGVGGGGDDHGSSSTSSPGSSKNPGSVENMVADLSGENEKLKRENNSLSSELAAAKKQRDELVTFLTDHLKVKPEQIDQMIKGGGKFKPVLESDEEESSDCEGCGGGGADEGVGEGLKLFGVWLKGERKKRGRDENNYVVGGSHMTELKNVDFHAPLWKSSKVCN; from the exons ATGACGGCGGCGCAAAGATCTGTACCGGCGCCGTTTTTAAGCAAAACGTATCAGCTAGTAGATGATCATAACACGGACGACGTCGTGTCATGGAACGAAGACGGAACAGCTTTTGTCGTGTGGAAGACAGCTGAGTTTGCCaaagatcttcttcctcaatacTTCAAACATAATAACTTCTCAAGCTTCATTCGTCAGCTCAACACTTAc GGGTTTCGGAAAACAGTACCGGATAAATGGGAATTCGCGAACGATTATTTCCGGAGAGGCGGAGAGGATCTGTTGTCGGATATACGACGGCGTAAGTCGGTGATCGCGGGGAAATGTGTCGTTGCTGGTGGTGGTAGTACGCCGTCGGAGTCAAACTCGGGTGTTGGTGGGGGTGGTGATGATCACGGGTCAAGCTCAACGTCATCGCCAGGTTCGTCTAAGAATCCTGGTTCGGTAGAGAACATGGTTGCTGATTTATCAGGAGAGAACGAGAAGCTGAAACGCGAGAACAACAGTTTAAGCTCGGAGCTAGCGGCGGCGAAGAAGCAGAGGGATGAGCTGGTGACGTTCTTGACTGATCATCTCAAAGTAAAACCTGAGCAGATAGATCAGATGATCAAAGGAGGAGGGAAGTTCAAACCGGTGCTGGAGTCTGACGAAGAAGAGAGTAGTGATTGCGAAGgctgtggaggaggaggagcggATGAGGGGGTAGGTGAAGGGTTGAAATTGTTTGGGGTGTGGTtgaaaggagagagaaagaagaggggCCGGGATGAAAATAATTATGTGGTCGGTGGGTCCCATATGACGGAATTAAAGAACGTGGACTTTCATGCGCCGTTGTGGAAAAGCAGCAAAGTCtgcaactaa
- the LOC104721053 gene encoding heat stress transcription factor B-1-like: MTAAQRSVPAPFLSKTYQLVDDHNTDDVVSWNEDGTAFVVWKTAEFAKDLLPQYFKHNNFSSFIRQLNTYGFRKTVPDKWEFANDYFRRGGEDLLSDIRRRKAVIAGKCVVAGGGSTPSESNSGGGGGDDHGSSSTSSPGSSKNPGSVENMVADLSGENEKLKRENNSLSSELAAAKKQRDELVTFLTDHLKVKPEQIDQMIKGGGKFKPVLESDEEESSDCEGCGGGGADEGVGEGLKLFGVWLKGERKKRGRDENNYVVGGSHMTELKNVDFHAPLWKSSKVCN, translated from the exons ATGACGGCGGCGCAAAGATCTGTACCGGCGCCGTTTTTAAGCAAAACGTATCAGCTAGTAGATGATCATAACACGGACGACGTCGTGTCATGGAACGAAGACGGAACAGCTTTCGTGGTGTGGAAGACAGCTGAGTTTGCCaaagatcttcttcctcaatacTTCAAACATAATAATTTCTCAAGCTTCATTCGTCAGCTCAACACTTAC gggTTTCGGAAAACAGTACCGGATAAATGGGAATTCGCGAACGATTATTTCCGGAGAGGAGGAGAGGATCTGTTGTCGGATATACGACGGCGTAAGGCGGTGATCGCTGGGAAATGTGTCGTTGCTGGTGGTGGTAGTACGCCGTCGGAGTCAAACTCGGGTGGTGGTGGGGGTGATGATCACGGGTCAAGCTCAACGTCATCACCAGGTTCGTCTAAGAATCCTGGTTCCGTAGAGAACATGGTTGCTGATTTATCAGGAGAGAACGAGAAGCTGAAACGCGAGAACAACAGTTTAAGCTCGGAGCTAGCGGCGGCGAAGAAGCAGAGGGATGAGCTGGTGACGTTCTTGACTGATCATCTCAAAGTAAAACCTGAGCAGATAGATCAGATGATCAAAGGAGGAGGGAAGTTCAAACCGGTGCTGGAGTCTGACGAAGAAGAGAGTAGTGATTGCGAAGgctgtggaggaggaggagcggATGAGGGGGTAGGTGAAGGGTTGAAATTGTTTGGGGTGTGGTtgaaaggagagagaaagaagaggggCCGGGATGAAAATAATTATGTGGTCGGTGGGTCCCATATGACGGAATTAAAGAACGTGGACTTTCATGCGCCGTTGTGGAAAAGCAGCAAAGTCtgcaactaa